A region from the Limnochordia bacterium genome encodes:
- the pheS gene encoding phenylalanine--tRNA ligase subunit alpha, translated as MEDKIKTITEEGSEAIGSANSLRELEELRVKYIGKRGALTSLLRSIGQLDDAQRPRMGQLVNNARQKLDALLEERSKRLSLEETQQRLLEERIDITMPGRRPAYGTKHPLTSTLDDIKRVFMGLGFEVVEGPEVELDYYNFEALNVPKDHPARDMQDTFYISDEVLLRTQTSPVQIRVMEEAKPPIKIIAPGKVYRCDSDVTHSPMFHQVEGLAVGKNITFGDLKGTLSLFATALFGEDTPVRFRPSYFPFTEPSAEMDIGCVICRGEGCRLCKGTGWLEVLGAGMVHPNVLQQVNYDPDEVGGFAFGMGVERIAMLRYEVDDIRLFFDNDLRLLNQF; from the coding sequence GTGGAGGACAAGATCAAAACCATAACTGAGGAGGGCTCTGAGGCTATTGGTTCGGCCAACAGTCTTCGAGAGCTAGAGGAGCTACGTGTTAAGTACATAGGAAAGAGGGGCGCCTTAACCTCACTTTTGCGTAGTATCGGGCAGCTCGATGATGCCCAAAGACCCCGTATGGGGCAGTTAGTGAACAATGCAAGGCAAAAACTGGATGCGCTCTTAGAAGAGCGGAGTAAGAGATTATCTTTAGAAGAGACCCAGCAGCGACTTCTGGAGGAACGGATCGACATTACCATGCCCGGCCGAAGACCGGCCTATGGTACAAAACATCCATTGACCTCCACCTTGGATGATATCAAGCGGGTCTTTATGGGTCTGGGCTTTGAAGTGGTAGAAGGCCCTGAAGTGGAACTTGATTACTACAACTTTGAGGCGTTAAATGTACCGAAGGATCATCCCGCGCGGGATATGCAGGATACCTTCTATATTAGTGATGAAGTGTTACTGCGTACCCAAACCTCACCAGTACAGATTCGTGTGATGGAGGAAGCCAAACCACCAATTAAGATCATTGCTCCGGGAAAGGTATACCGCTGCGATTCCGATGTTACCCACTCTCCCATGTTCCATCAGGTGGAGGGATTAGCTGTGGGCAAAAACATCACCTTTGGTGATTTGAAAGGAACCCTATCTCTATTTGCCACAGCACTATTTGGAGAAGATACACCTGTTCGTTTCCGACCGAGCTATTTTCCCTTCACCGAGCCTAGCGCCGAAATGGATATTGGATGTGTGATTTGTCGCGGTGAGGGGTGTCGATTATGTAAGGGTACCGGTTGGCTTGAGGTGCTAGGGGCAGGGATGGTTCATCCTAACGTCCTGCAGCAAGTCAACTACGACCCGGATGAAGTCGGTGGATTTGCCTTTGGTATGGGTGTGGAACGGATCGCGATGCTACGATACGAAGTAGATGATATTCGGCTGTTTTTTGATAACGATTTGCGCTTGTTAAACCAGTTTTAG